Proteins encoded within one genomic window of Lysinibacillus sphaericus:
- a CDS encoding coenzyme F420-0:L-glutamate ligase produces MERVVGTVVRGLRGPIINEGDNIEQIVVDTVLNAAKVEGYSIEDQDIVTVTESVVARAQGNYASIDDIATDVAAKFGDDTVGVIFPILSRNRFANCLRGIAKGVKKVVLMLSYPSDEVGNHLVDIDELDVKGINPWTDTLTEAEFREHFGYKKHTFTGVDYIEYYKELIEAEGAACEVIFSNNPKTILAYTKSVLTCDIHTRFRTKRILTTNGAEKVFSLDNILAESINGSGFNAEYGLLGSNKATEESVKLFPHTCQPIVDGIQAKIKEATGKTVEVMVYGDGAFKDPVGKIWELADPVVSPAYTAGLDGTPNEVKLKYLADNDFADLRGEELKTAISEYIQNKDEDLTGQMAAQGTTPRKLTDLIGSLSDLTSGSGDKGTPMIYIQGYFDNYTK; encoded by the coding sequence TTGGAACGTGTAGTTGGAACAGTGGTAAGAGGTCTTCGTGGTCCGATTATTAACGAAGGCGATAACATCGAACAAATCGTTGTCGATACAGTACTAAACGCTGCTAAAGTGGAAGGCTATTCAATTGAGGATCAAGATATTGTGACAGTAACAGAATCTGTTGTAGCCCGTGCACAAGGTAACTATGCATCAATCGATGACATTGCAACGGATGTAGCTGCTAAGTTTGGTGATGATACAGTTGGTGTGATCTTCCCAATTTTAAGCCGTAATCGCTTTGCAAACTGCTTACGTGGTATTGCGAAAGGGGTAAAAAAAGTCGTTTTAATGCTAAGCTACCCATCGGATGAAGTTGGCAACCACTTAGTTGATATCGACGAACTAGATGTTAAAGGTATTAATCCTTGGACTGATACCTTAACAGAAGCTGAGTTCCGCGAGCATTTCGGCTATAAAAAACACACATTTACAGGTGTAGATTATATTGAATACTACAAAGAATTAATCGAAGCTGAAGGTGCAGCTTGTGAAGTCATCTTCTCAAACAATCCAAAAACAATTTTAGCCTATACAAAAAGTGTACTAACTTGCGATATTCACACTCGCTTCCGTACAAAACGTATTTTAACAACGAATGGTGCTGAAAAGGTATTTTCGTTAGATAATATTTTAGCTGAATCTATTAATGGTTCTGGCTTTAATGCAGAATACGGTCTACTTGGCTCAAACAAAGCAACTGAGGAAAGTGTAAAACTATTCCCACATACTTGCCAACCAATCGTTGATGGCATCCAAGCAAAAATCAAAGAAGCTACTGGTAAAACAGTAGAGGTAATGGTTTATGGAGATGGTGCATTCAAAGATCCAGTGGGTAAAATTTGGGAGCTTGCTGACCCTGTTGTTTCACCTGCCTACACTGCAGGCTTAGACGGTACACCGAATGAAGTAAAATTAAAATACTTAGCAGATAATGATTTTGCTGATCTTCGCGGAGAAGAATTAAAAACAGCTATCTCTGAATATATTCAAAATAAAGACGAAGATTTAACTGGTCAAATGGCCGCTCAAGGTACAACACCTCGTAAATTAACAGACTTAATCGGTTCTCTTTCTGACCTAACTTCAGGCTCAGGCGATAAAGGAACACCAATGATTTATATTCAAGGTTATTTTGATAACTATACAAAATAA
- a CDS encoding LysR family transcriptional regulator codes for MIGKLDLYRVFSVVAKNSSFSRAAKDLFMTQPAVSQAMMQLERELGTRLFNRTPKGVTLTTEGKLLFEYTNSALGLLDAGEEKLLEFKNLTTGQLKIGVGDTISRFFLMPYLESFHTMYPNIKLQMLNGTTSEICNFIKSGEADVGLCNFPIEDVSLQLTACTEVQDIFVCGEKYKTLKSKSLSFADLLKFPLIFLEKKSNSRNYVETYLMSKGIQIAPEFELGSHDLVLEFARSNLGIACVTKEFSKDYLQRGLLYELPLVESIPNRSIGMCYLKSVPLSRAATKFIEIIERKQARKQINPRTLK; via the coding sequence ATGATAGGGAAATTAGATTTATATCGTGTTTTTAGTGTCGTTGCAAAAAATAGTAGCTTTTCTAGGGCGGCTAAAGATTTATTTATGACACAACCCGCCGTTAGCCAAGCCATGATGCAGCTCGAAAGGGAGCTAGGCACTAGACTCTTCAACCGAACACCAAAGGGCGTCACATTAACGACAGAAGGAAAGTTGCTATTTGAATATACTAACTCGGCATTAGGTCTTTTAGATGCAGGGGAAGAAAAGCTGCTAGAATTTAAAAATTTAACGACAGGCCAATTGAAAATAGGGGTAGGAGATACAATTTCCCGCTTCTTTTTAATGCCATATCTTGAGTCATTTCATACGATGTATCCAAATATAAAATTGCAAATGTTAAATGGCACTACTTCGGAAATATGTAACTTTATAAAATCGGGTGAGGCTGATGTCGGGCTTTGCAATTTCCCGATAGAAGATGTCAGTTTACAATTAACCGCGTGCACGGAAGTTCAAGATATTTTCGTCTGTGGAGAGAAATATAAAACGCTCAAGTCAAAAAGCTTAAGTTTTGCGGATTTATTAAAGTTCCCCCTTATTTTTCTTGAGAAGAAATCGAACTCGAGAAACTATGTTGAAACTTATTTAATGTCAAAAGGTATTCAAATTGCACCGGAGTTTGAGCTCGGTTCACATGATTTAGTGCTTGAATTCGCACGTAGTAATTTAGGAATCGCGTGTGTAACAAAGGAATTTTCAAAGGATTATTTACAGCGAGGGCTACTTTATGAATTACCACTTGTAGAAAGCATTCCAAATCGTAGTATTGGGATGTGTTATTTAAAAAGTGTTCCATTGTCCCGTGCTGCTACAAAATTTATCGAGATTATTGAACGTAAACAAGCTCGGAAGCAGATAAACCCCCGAACTTTAAAATAA
- a CDS encoding LysR family transcriptional regulator, translated as MQYDALKTFVTLVEVNNFTKASEILHISQPSVSLHIKNLEQALQTTLFIRSPKSVQITPTGEILYKRAKQIMAIAEAAKEDILAYHHSIQGTLVIGASFTIGENILPVMLSKLQHKFPQLELQVIIGNTDEIIRFTKLLQVDIGLIEGQAHDNELIIHPFMEDELFIVSANDHPLVQQSAITIPQLQRQNWVAREVGSGTRNYLDHLFRTNGLQVQSLLTISSNQGVKESVIEGLGLSLLSGSVIERDLRNGDLAILPLAEQRFIRTFSYLHSPTMKNKRNVDALIELITKKSEA; from the coding sequence ATGCAATACGATGCGTTAAAAACGTTCGTTACATTAGTTGAAGTCAATAACTTTACGAAGGCCTCAGAAATTCTCCATATTTCCCAACCTAGTGTCAGTCTGCATATTAAAAACCTTGAACAAGCGTTGCAAACTACTTTATTTATCCGCTCGCCAAAGTCTGTGCAAATAACACCAACTGGTGAGATTTTATATAAGCGTGCCAAACAAATTATGGCTATTGCTGAGGCAGCAAAGGAAGATATATTAGCTTATCATCATTCGATTCAAGGCACGCTCGTAATAGGGGCTAGCTTTACAATTGGAGAAAATATATTGCCTGTCATGTTATCGAAACTTCAGCACAAATTCCCTCAATTAGAGCTACAAGTTATTATTGGCAATACCGATGAAATTATTCGATTTACTAAACTATTACAAGTAGATATAGGGCTTATTGAAGGTCAGGCACATGACAACGAGCTTATTATTCATCCTTTTATGGAAGATGAGTTATTTATAGTTAGCGCAAACGACCACCCTCTTGTTCAACAATCTGCTATCACGATCCCACAATTACAACGGCAAAATTGGGTTGCACGTGAAGTTGGTTCAGGTACACGTAATTATTTAGATCATCTATTTAGAACAAACGGACTTCAAGTGCAATCACTCTTAACCATTAGTAGCAACCAAGGTGTGAAAGAAAGTGTGATTGAAGGACTAGGCCTATCTTTACTATCTGGCAGTGTAATTGAGCGCGACCTTCGAAATGGTGATCTTGCTATTTTGCCACTTGCTGAACAACGATTTATCCGGACATTTTCCTATCTACACTCTCCTACAATGAAAAACAAACGAAATGTTGATGCACTGATTGAATTGATTACAAAGAAAAGCGAAGCATAA
- a CDS encoding YeiH family protein yields the protein MNQQQGIKNLLAPPFMKGLILTLGLALVAKYISTFPFFSILGQLVIAIILGMVWRAIFTVPDVWQTGISFSSKKLLRLGIILLGMRLNLADIYHAGASVFLIAFLNLVFALFVVYWLTKVFHVDKKLGILTACGTAICGAAAVVAIAPQIKANEKETAVGAAIVALLGTVFTLIYTVVYSLIGLTPTQYGIFAGGTLHEIAHVIAAAAAGGDEAVDMAVIVKLTRVALLVPVAIVIGIMYQRRNKEQGNKAFSLSIIPWFILGFLVMSAINSLGIVPPAFAQTVVNCAYILIAMAMAGLGLNVEMKTFKQLGIKAFIAGLIGSVCLSIVGYFLVVVFQ from the coding sequence ATGAATCAACAACAGGGGATAAAGAATTTACTAGCGCCACCATTTATGAAGGGGCTTATCTTGACATTAGGTCTTGCCTTAGTGGCTAAGTATATTTCGACATTTCCTTTTTTCTCAATATTGGGCCAGCTTGTAATAGCAATCATACTTGGGATGGTATGGCGAGCAATATTTACTGTACCTGATGTCTGGCAAACAGGTATATCTTTTTCGAGTAAAAAACTATTGCGATTAGGTATTATTTTGCTGGGGATGCGCTTGAATTTAGCTGATATTTATCATGCAGGAGCGAGCGTCTTTTTGATTGCCTTTCTCAATTTAGTATTTGCTCTCTTTGTTGTTTACTGGTTAACGAAGGTATTTCATGTCGATAAAAAGCTCGGCATTTTAACGGCTTGTGGAACAGCTATTTGTGGAGCTGCGGCTGTTGTAGCGATTGCCCCTCAAATTAAGGCGAATGAAAAGGAAACTGCTGTAGGTGCAGCGATTGTCGCCTTGCTTGGCACAGTATTTACACTTATTTATACAGTGGTGTATTCACTTATTGGCTTAACACCGACACAATATGGCATTTTTGCAGGAGGTACATTGCATGAAATAGCTCACGTTATTGCAGCAGCGGCGGCGGGTGGCGATGAGGCTGTAGATATGGCGGTCATTGTAAAATTAACGCGTGTCGCTTTGCTCGTACCAGTAGCGATTGTAATTGGAATTATGTATCAAAGAAGAAACAAAGAACAAGGAAACAAAGCATTTTCGTTATCTATAATCCCTTGGTTTATTCTAGGTTTTTTAGTTATGAGCGCTATTAATTCGTTAGGAATAGTACCACCAGCATTTGCACAAACAGTCGTAAATTGCGCATATATTTTAATTGCTATGGCGATGGCAGGCTTAGGATTGAATGTAGAAATGAAAACATTTAAGCAATTAGGCATTAAAGCCTTTATCGCAGGACTGATTGGTTCGGTATGTTTATCAATAGTCGGTTATTTCTTAGTAGTAGTATTTCAATGA
- a CDS encoding heme oxygenase gives MIIVTNRIQVKPGFAAKMAPNFTKPGPLQQFEGFHKVEVLISTDDPTYDEMSVNMYWESKEHFQAWRNSDAFAAAHHRPEPGSEGAKPENSPIIGSKIVVAELASSIEAQR, from the coding sequence ATGATTATTGTTACCAATCGTATTCAAGTAAAGCCTGGCTTTGCTGCGAAAATGGCTCCAAACTTTACGAAGCCAGGTCCACTGCAACAGTTTGAGGGTTTTCACAAAGTAGAAGTATTAATTTCTACAGACGATCCTACATATGACGAAATGAGCGTTAATATGTACTGGGAATCGAAAGAGCATTTCCAAGCGTGGCGTAATAGCGATGCTTTTGCGGCGGCGCATCACCGTCCTGAGCCTGGCTCTGAAGGCGCAAAACCTGAGAACAGCCCAATTATCGGCAGTAAAATTGTCGTTGCTGAGCTAGCTTCTTCTATCGAAGCACAACGTTAA
- a CDS encoding response regulator transcription factor: MIKIIVVEDEFAISQVLKAYLQKVGYEVIQCFTGGRALELFLEHQPDLVLLDIMLPEKNGWTILHEIRNEGSCPVIMLTALGDVNYRLEGFDQGVDDYIAKPFIADEVVARVKAVLRRSESKRESSLTKRFGQLEIDMQAHQVFLNGQEIVLTPRDLSVLLFLAEHPNQTFTRDQLIEHVWGWEYEGSDRAVDLAVKRLRKALTDWDEAEGEIKTLRGLGYQLSVQKK; this comes from the coding sequence ATGATAAAAATTATAGTGGTAGAAGATGAGTTTGCAATTAGCCAAGTACTGAAGGCTTATTTGCAAAAGGTTGGCTATGAAGTTATACAATGCTTTACTGGTGGTCGTGCATTGGAATTGTTTCTGGAGCACCAGCCAGATTTAGTGTTATTAGATATTATGTTACCTGAAAAAAACGGTTGGACAATTTTGCATGAAATTCGCAATGAGGGCTCTTGTCCAGTTATTATGTTAACGGCTTTAGGCGATGTAAATTACCGCTTAGAAGGGTTCGATCAAGGTGTGGATGATTATATTGCGAAACCATTTATAGCGGACGAAGTTGTTGCGCGAGTAAAAGCTGTTTTAAGACGATCTGAAAGCAAGCGAGAATCATCTTTAACGAAACGATTTGGACAGTTGGAAATTGATATGCAGGCACATCAAGTGTTCCTCAATGGTCAAGAAATTGTGTTAACACCACGAGATTTATCGGTATTATTATTTTTAGCTGAGCATCCAAATCAAACATTCACTCGTGACCAGCTTATTGAACATGTGTGGGGATGGGAATACGAGGGCAGTGATCGAGCTGTCGATTTAGCAGTGAAGCGATTACGGAAGGCACTTACAGACTGGGATGAGGCAGAAGGAGAGATAAAAACATTACGAGGATTGGGGTATCAGTTAAGTGTTCAAAAAAAATAA
- a CDS encoding sensor histidine kinase has product MFKKNKRISLLQYWTSRYLLTLFIGLAIISFISASWIRHTTLENRLDLMNFIAEETVYRLSDSAVPNNNTPSEGIPGFIGNRERLNMREIDPILYVVDGKGNILTRNRPMPPGSSDNVTNLLDGEEGTKKIVVEAEGKKMVHYVVKKKIVKENKVVGWVLVLEKKENLTKVQQAYGQLAIIIGALAILGWGAIYFLSKRLVRPIKQVAEAAKQVQEGNYTFELPQNSKEEEVFELVTSFKDMANKLQQLERTRTELLAGVTHELKTPVTSISGLLQAVRDGVVTGEDAKEFIQMALIETTKMKTMVGDLLAFNSFAVDAIPVKLVALNVNHIVRDAVAQWEVMEDEQHIKIQVHYLPEPVNVQADVVRIQQIFTNLLTNAKQAMQAGYVTITLRENLDCVIIAVQDSGNGISQENQAFIFERFYRGENKKYTVRGLGLGLPLSKMMAQSIGGDLRLVESNPSGTCFEIIVLKATTQ; this is encoded by the coding sequence GTGTTCAAAAAAAATAAGCGAATCTCCTTACTTCAATATTGGACGAGCCGTTACTTACTCACACTCTTTATAGGGCTAGCTATTATTTCTTTTATTTCTGCTAGTTGGATACGTCACACAACTTTGGAGAATCGACTAGACTTAATGAATTTTATAGCAGAGGAAACGGTTTATCGTTTGTCGGATTCAGCTGTTCCAAATAATAATACGCCCTCAGAAGGTATACCAGGCTTTATCGGCAATCGTGAACGCTTGAACATGAGGGAAATTGACCCAATCTTATATGTAGTTGATGGGAAAGGCAATATCTTGACAAGAAATCGTCCCATGCCACCGGGAAGTAGTGATAATGTGACTAACTTATTAGATGGAGAAGAGGGAACGAAAAAAATTGTTGTGGAAGCTGAAGGAAAAAAGATGGTTCATTATGTGGTGAAAAAGAAAATTGTAAAAGAGAATAAGGTTGTTGGCTGGGTGCTTGTGTTAGAGAAGAAGGAAAACTTGACGAAAGTTCAACAAGCATATGGACAACTAGCCATCATAATTGGAGCACTTGCTATCCTCGGCTGGGGAGCTATCTATTTTTTATCGAAGCGCTTAGTGCGTCCGATTAAGCAAGTAGCGGAAGCGGCTAAACAAGTACAAGAAGGCAATTATACATTTGAGTTACCTCAAAATAGTAAAGAGGAAGAAGTATTTGAACTTGTTACATCCTTTAAGGACATGGCCAATAAGTTACAACAACTCGAACGAACGCGAACGGAGCTGTTAGCAGGAGTTACCCATGAGTTAAAAACGCCCGTTACATCTATTAGTGGGTTGTTGCAGGCTGTAAGAGATGGCGTTGTAACGGGGGAAGATGCCAAAGAATTTATTCAAATGGCTCTTATAGAAACGACGAAAATGAAAACAATGGTTGGGGATTTATTAGCTTTTAACAGTTTTGCGGTGGATGCGATTCCTGTTAAGCTCGTAGCGCTCAATGTCAATCACATTGTACGGGATGCAGTGGCACAGTGGGAAGTGATGGAGGATGAGCAACATATTAAGATACAGGTGCACTATCTTCCGGAGCCGGTAAATGTGCAAGCTGATGTTGTACGTATACAGCAAATATTCACCAATCTTTTAACTAATGCAAAGCAAGCCATGCAGGCTGGTTACGTGACGATTACATTAAGGGAAAATCTTGATTGTGTTATTATTGCTGTACAGGATTCAGGAAACGGAATATCACAAGAAAATCAGGCATTTATTTTCGAGCGCTTTTATCGAGGTGAGAATAAAAAATATACTGTTCGAGGGCTAGGCTTAGGGCTTCCATTAAGTAAAATGATGGCTCAATCAATTGGCGGCGATTTACGATTAGTTGAAAGTAACCCTTCTGGAACATGTTTTGAAATAATAGTATTGAAAGCTACTACGCAGTAA
- a CDS encoding peptidylprolyl isomerase has product MAIYSRFTNIIAVPVAFVLLLTGCGDSSDYVATVDGEKILQTELDQALREQYGAEVLDTLINNKIIALEAEKEGITVLDNAIQAEYDELVESYGGKAALQEALDANGLTVESVKDNIRMYQLTKDVMAKSIDISDEELQQYFEEHKDDYGQQEQVAASHIFLEDEATAKEVEEKLKAGEDFAELAKAYSVDTDTREDGGDLGYIQRGQMDEQFEAAAFALEKGAVSSVVQSVEGYHIIKVTGKEPAQQAVFEDVQDEVYETVLESRINEEYMTWLTTKQEQYKIEKQ; this is encoded by the coding sequence ATGGCTATATATTCAAGGTTTACCAATATCATTGCCGTTCCTGTTGCCTTCGTGCTGCTGTTAACGGGATGTGGTGATAGTAGCGATTATGTGGCAACGGTGGACGGTGAAAAAATTCTTCAGACAGAGCTAGATCAGGCATTGCGCGAACAATATGGCGCAGAAGTGTTAGACACACTTATAAACAATAAAATCATTGCGCTTGAGGCAGAAAAAGAAGGTATTACTGTATTGGATAATGCTATTCAAGCGGAATATGATGAGCTGGTCGAGTCTTATGGCGGAAAGGCAGCTTTACAAGAGGCACTCGATGCCAATGGTCTAACTGTGGAAAGTGTTAAAGATAATATTCGCATGTATCAGTTGACAAAAGATGTTATGGCGAAAAGCATAGATATTTCGGATGAAGAATTACAGCAATATTTTGAAGAACACAAGGATGACTACGGTCAACAGGAGCAAGTGGCGGCTAGTCATATTTTCCTTGAAGATGAAGCAACTGCAAAAGAGGTTGAAGAGAAGTTAAAAGCGGGTGAAGACTTTGCAGAGTTGGCGAAAGCCTATTCCGTTGATACAGATACAAGAGAAGATGGTGGCGATCTAGGTTATATTCAGCGTGGTCAGATGGATGAGCAGTTTGAAGCGGCAGCATTCGCTCTTGAAAAAGGGGCTGTAAGTAGTGTCGTGCAGTCAGTAGAAGGTTATCACATTATTAAAGTAACAGGTAAAGAGCCTGCACAACAAGCTGTTTTTGAAGACGTTCAAGATGAAGTGTATGAAACCGTTTTAGAATCACGTATCAACGAAGAATATATGACATGGCTAACAACGAAACAAGAGCAATACAAGATTGAAAAGCAATAA
- a CDS encoding polyphosphate polymerase domain-containing protein, translated as MPKVTSFNPNGRKEIKQAISYPDYALLKSKIQHLMKLDRNAGPDGKYLIRSTYFDNFANKVLNEKKEGFINRDKYRVRIYGKSAALVNLERKSKRNNLTFKTKCVISQAEYEKMRIGDIDWMENDDRLLIRELFYEMKYNQLKPTTVVDYEREAYIYPFGNVRVTFDSKVQSSLRNTEMFNQNLPMVDVLEPNLVILEVKYDSYLPDIIKYLLQSVDTRAEAYSKYQLSRMHV; from the coding sequence ATGCCTAAAGTAACATCTTTTAACCCAAATGGTCGGAAAGAAATTAAACAGGCAATCTCCTATCCGGACTATGCACTGTTAAAAAGTAAAATCCAGCATTTGATGAAGTTAGATCGTAACGCTGGTCCAGATGGAAAGTATTTAATTCGAAGCACATACTTCGATAATTTTGCGAACAAAGTATTGAATGAAAAAAAAGAAGGGTTTATTAATCGCGATAAATATCGGGTACGTATTTATGGGAAATCGGCTGCTTTAGTAAATTTAGAGCGTAAAAGTAAGCGCAATAATTTAACGTTTAAAACGAAATGTGTGATTTCACAAGCGGAGTACGAAAAGATGCGTATCGGGGACATAGATTGGATGGAAAATGATGACCGCCTATTAATACGGGAATTATTTTATGAGATGAAATATAACCAACTAAAGCCGACGACAGTTGTCGATTATGAGCGCGAGGCGTACATTTACCCTTTTGGTAATGTGCGTGTAACGTTTGATAGTAAGGTGCAGTCAAGCCTGCGCAATACCGAAATGTTCAATCAAAATCTGCCAATGGTGGATGTACTTGAGCCGAACCTTGTTATTTTAGAAGTGAAATATGATTCGTACTTGCCAGACATTATTAAGTATTTACTTCAATCTGTAGATACCCGTGCTGAAGCTTATTCGAAATACCAGCTTAGTCGTATGCACGTATAA
- a CDS encoding DUF4956 domain-containing protein encodes MDNMNFSDIFKSNFLEKTTSFSLTDSIIGLVVAFFVGLFIYAVYKKTFNGVIYSHSFNISLLIMTMATALVIMGISSNVLLSLGMVGALSIVRFRTPIKDPMDLVYIFWAIVSGILCGAGFIPLVIIGAILIGLVLLVLVNKITIENPYLLIVKFEEDVACEEVERIIAAQSKKFALKSKSIIQNDEVETTYEIRVKQNDAKFMDNVTKVPGVKSAIMLSYDGNFTA; translated from the coding sequence ATGGATAATATGAATTTTAGTGATATTTTTAAATCAAATTTTCTAGAGAAAACGACCTCATTTTCATTAACCGATTCCATTATTGGATTAGTTGTTGCTTTCTTTGTTGGGCTATTTATTTACGCTGTTTATAAGAAAACCTTTAATGGTGTAATTTATTCCCACTCGTTTAATATTTCGTTGCTCATTATGACCATGGCAACAGCGCTCGTTATTATGGGGATTAGTTCCAACGTCTTGTTGTCACTTGGTATGGTAGGGGCATTATCCATTGTTCGTTTCCGTACACCGATTAAAGACCCAATGGATTTAGTGTATATTTTCTGGGCAATCGTATCAGGTATTCTTTGTGGAGCAGGATTTATTCCACTCGTTATTATCGGTGCTATATTAATAGGCTTAGTTCTACTAGTATTAGTAAATAAAATTACGATTGAAAATCCTTATTTATTAATTGTGAAATTTGAAGAAGATGTAGCTTGTGAAGAAGTTGAACGTATCATTGCTGCACAATCTAAAAAATTCGCGTTAAAATCAAAATCAATTATTCAAAATGATGAAGTTGAAACCACTTACGAAATTCGCGTAAAGCAAAATGATGCAAAGTTTATGGACAATGTAACAAAAGTACCTGGTGTCAAATCAGCAATTATGCTGAGCTACGATGGTAATTTCACAGCGTAA
- a CDS encoding CotH kinase family protein has protein sequence MIKNRIVYTSMAILLLLFGVMVALLPNLNIETKNTEFSYETLVFNKSKVTTVDIEIAQEDWEDMLENAADEELKQANITINGKTIENVAIRTKGNLSLRSVVNSDSDRYSLKVDFDYYDDTQSLYGLKKLNLNNNYSDSTLMREYISYELMEKMGLPTPAHAYMYVTVNGEERGLYLGIEAVDETFLANHYGANDGFLFKPDGTGSDLKYISDDLADYTGIGLKTNEDNVENSKLIDMLDAINNGGNIEKYLDVDEMLRYFAVNTALVNLDSYQGNMKHNYYLYEDKGVFSIIPWDYNMSFGGFGVGGGMGGNPNQMQTNAVEEENGATPAIKQPQGDQSNAEQIQERQANANRNKGDFNMLGGMTGDLMADSAINFSITTPVSGTTLEERPLLNALLSNEAYRAKYEGYLEKLATSYLTEDYIQSLTNNLALLLTSYEEADPTKFFTTEQFLEGVEGDNSLPEFAKQRSASILKQLSGELVVETSATAQGNMMMPNGDVNGNPMQMPDDFDPSQLPEDFDPAQAPEAGEGNEQGEGARGGPMQRPEGMGNPNKGNEQTMQATGIDQSTVLTATASFSFLVAALLFVFRFNRRGR, from the coding sequence ATGATTAAAAATCGCATTGTCTATACTAGTATGGCGATTCTCCTTCTACTCTTTGGCGTGATGGTGGCTCTGCTTCCAAACTTAAATATCGAAACAAAAAACACGGAATTTTCCTATGAGACGCTTGTGTTCAATAAAAGCAAAGTAACAACTGTAGATATTGAAATAGCTCAAGAGGATTGGGAGGACATGCTAGAAAATGCTGCTGATGAGGAGCTAAAGCAAGCCAATATTACGATAAATGGTAAGACAATAGAAAATGTGGCGATTCGTACAAAAGGAAACTTATCGTTACGTTCTGTTGTGAATAGTGACTCCGACCGTTATAGCTTGAAAGTCGATTTTGACTATTATGATGATACGCAAAGCTTATATGGACTGAAGAAATTAAATTTAAACAATAATTACAGTGATTCAACTTTAATGCGCGAATATATTTCGTATGAGCTGATGGAAAAAATGGGCTTACCGACGCCTGCTCACGCCTATATGTATGTCACGGTAAATGGTGAAGAGCGGGGTCTATATTTAGGTATAGAAGCGGTCGACGAAACATTTTTAGCGAATCATTACGGAGCCAACGATGGATTTTTATTTAAACCAGATGGTACAGGCAGTGATTTAAAATATATTAGCGATGATCTGGCCGATTATACGGGAATTGGTTTAAAAACGAATGAAGATAATGTTGAAAACTCAAAGCTAATTGATATGCTCGATGCCATTAATAATGGTGGAAATATCGAAAAATATTTAGATGTCGATGAGATGTTACGTTACTTTGCTGTAAATACAGCGCTAGTAAACTTAGATAGTTACCAAGGGAATATGAAGCACAACTACTATTTATATGAGGATAAGGGTGTGTTTTCAATTATACCGTGGGATTATAATATGTCATTTGGTGGCTTTGGTGTTGGTGGTGGAATGGGTGGTAATCCAAATCAAATGCAGACAAATGCAGTTGAGGAGGAAAATGGAGCTACCCCAGCGATAAAGCAACCACAAGGTGACCAGTCAAATGCTGAACAAATTCAAGAAAGACAAGCAAATGCCAACCGCAATAAAGGAGACTTCAATATGTTGGGCGGAATGACTGGAGATTTAATGGCGGATAGTGCCATTAATTTTAGCATTACGACACCAGTATCTGGGACAACTTTAGAAGAACGCCCACTATTAAATGCATTATTGTCTAATGAAGCGTACCGCGCTAAGTATGAAGGGTACTTAGAAAAATTAGCAACAAGCTATTTAACAGAAGATTATATTCAGTCGCTTACGAACAATTTAGCGTTGCTATTAACAAGCTATGAGGAAGCCGATCCTACAAAATTTTTCACAACAGAGCAGTTTTTAGAAGGTGTGGAGGGGGACAACAGTCTACCTGAATTTGCAAAACAACGTTCTGCATCGATTTTAAAGCAACTATCTGGTGAACTAGTTGTCGAAACAAGTGCAACTGCACAAGGAAATATGATGATGCCAAATGGTGATGTAAATGGCAACCCAATGCAAATGCCTGATGACTTTGACCCGAGTCAATTACCCGAAGACTTCGACCCTGCACAAGCACCTGAAGCTGGCGAGGGCAATGAACAGGGAGAAGGGGCGCGAGGTGGTCCAATGCAACGTCCAGAGGGAATGGGCAATCCAAATAAGGGCAATGAGCAGACGATGCAAGCAACAGGAATCGATCAAAGTACAGTGTTAACAGCAACCGCTTCATTTTCATTTTTAGTAGCTGCTCTCCTCTTTGTTTTTAGATTTAATCGTAGAGGACGCTAA